In the genome of Chitinispirillales bacterium, the window CACTCAATCTCCTTGTTGTTTTTACTTTTTGATTCAAACACCACATTACCTATGTTGTCATAAATAATAAGGGTAACTTGCGTCTGTTCGGGAGTTTTTACCGAAATCTTTGCAGACTGAGAAACAACAGCCTTCTCAAGTATTATTCCGTACTTCCTGTCTGATTTCTGCGGTTTGGCGATCG includes:
- a CDS encoding gliding motility-associated C-terminal domain-containing protein: IAKPQKSDRKYGIILEKAVVSQSAKISVKTPEQTQVTLIIYDNIGNVVFESKSKNNKEIEWDLTNNAGRNVANGTYLIIAEAKGASGKTYKYSTKMGVKR